The Virgibacillus sp. SK37 region TTAGGAGTGATGATGTGAAATTACAGAAGATGTATATAAATGGGGAATGGCTTCATGCCAAATCCGGAGAAACACGTGATATCATTAACCCTTATAATCAAGAAGTTATTGCAACAGCTGCAGAAGGAAATGCGGAAGACACACAAGCAGCCATTCAAGCTGCGCGGGTGGCATTTGATGAAGGCAGCTGGAGTACATTACCTGCCAGTGAACGTGGTGAAATCGTTTATAAAATAGGTACATTAATCCAACGCGATCTGGAGGAATTAGCTGAACTCGAGACATTGGATACAGGCAAAACAGTCGAAGAAAGTCGTGCAGATATGGCCGACATTGCGAATGTATTCTTTTATTTTGGTGGTCTGGCAGATAAAGATGGTGGCGAAGTCATTGCCTCACCGATACCTAACAGTGAAAGTAAGGTTGTTCGCGAGCCTGTCGGTGTCTGTGGCCAGATCACGCCATGGAATTATCCTTTACTCCAAGCCGCTTGGAAGCTGGCCCCAGCTTTGGCTGCAGGAAACACCCTTGTGATGAAACCGAGTGAGATTACACCATTAACCACCGTAAAAGTCTTTGAACTCATCGAAGAGGCTGGTGTACCAAAAGGTGTTGCCAACTTAGTACTTGGTTCCGGAAAATCTGCGGGCGCTGAATTAGCTGCCAATCTTGACGTTGATTTAATCTCATTCACAGGCGGTATTGAAACAGGGAAAACAATCATGCAGGCAGCAAGCCTTAACGTGAAAAAAGTTGCTCTCGAGCTTGGCGGAAAGAATCCGAATATCGTTTTTGCTGATGCTGACTTTGAGACAGCTGTTGATCAGGCATTAAATGCAGTATTTTTCCACGCAGGGCAGGTTTGCTCTGCCGGATCAAGGCTTTTAATTGAAGAAAGCATCCATGATGAGTTCGTTGAAGCATTAATTGAACGAACGAAACAAATCAAATTAGGCAATGGTTTTGATGAAAACACACAAAGTGGCCCAATGATTTCGGCAGAACACCGTGCAAAAGTAGAAAACTATGTGGAAATAGGCAAAAAAGAAGGTGCCAAACTGGCTGTAGGCGGAAAGCGTCCAGATGATCCTGCATTGCAAAACGGCTTTTTCTATTTACCTACCATATTTACAAACTGCACAAGCGATATGCGTATTGTTCAGGAAGAGGTATTTGGACCGGTATTAACAGTAGAAACATTCCAGACCAAAGAGGAAGCTGTTAAACTAGCAAACGATACGATTTATGGCTTGGCTGGTGCAGTCTGGACACAGGACTTGAGTAAAGCAGATTTTGTT contains the following coding sequences:
- the betB gene encoding betaine-aldehyde dehydrogenase, whose product is MYINGEWLHAKSGETRDIINPYNQEVIATAAEGNAEDTQAAIQAARVAFDEGSWSTLPASERGEIVYKIGTLIQRDLEELAELETLDTGKTVEESRADMADIANVFFYFGGLADKDGGEVIASPIPNSESKVVREPVGVCGQITPWNYPLLQAAWKLAPALAAGNTLVMKPSEITPLTTVKVFELIEEAGVPKGVANLVLGSGKSAGAELAANLDVDLISFTGGIETGKTIMQAASLNVKKVALELGGKNPNIVFADADFETAVDQALNAVFFHAGQVCSAGSRLLIEESIHDEFVEALIERTKQIKLGNGFDENTQSGPMISAEHRAKVENYVEIGKKEGAKLAVGGKRPDDPALQNGFFYLPTIFTNCTSDMRIVQEEVFGPVLTVETFQTKEEAVKLANDTIYGLAGAVWTQDLSKADFVAARLRMGTVWINDFHPYFAQAPWGGYKQSGIGRELGREGMEEYTEVKHIYRNTQPEPVQWFN